The genomic window CTCTGGCGCAGACGCAGAGGCTTCTGGCGCAATTGCCGGACGGCAGCCTGAAGGCGAGAACCCGAAACATCGAGGCCGCCCTCACCAAGCTTGGGCGGATTTCCGAGAAGCTGCTGCAGCTGGCGCGCGCGGATGCCGGTCTTGGAGCCACAGAGACGAAAACCGATCTGCTCAAGGTTCTCGACCTGATCGTTCGCGATTTTCAGCGCAGTGCCGAAACGTCCAACCGGATCGACTATATCGTCGCGCCGTCCGCATCTCTTGTAAGAAACGTCGATATCGATGCTTTCGGGATCGTGATGCGCAATCTGATCGAAAATGCCACTATTCACGGCGAGCCGAACGGGCCGATCAAGGTTTGGGTCGATGAAGACAGCGCCATCCGCGTTATCAGCAACGGCCCAGTGGTTGCCGAAGCCGATCTCGCTGCGTTTAAGCAAAGGTTTCACCGCGGAGATGCCAAGCGTAAAGGCGCCGGACTTGGCTTACCGATTGCCGACAAGATCGTGCGGCAGATGGGTGGAACCCTGCAGCTTCACTCGCCCGTACCCGGAAGCGATCAGGGCTTCGAGGCTCGAATAATCCTGCCCGGCTAGGTGTTTCAGCAAGGGTGCCCATACGCTTAATGAAGCAGACCCTTTCAGGTGTCTGTCAGCTTACCGGCCTAACGAGTTCGCATCATCGTTCAAAACGGTTCTGCGAATTTGCCCAAGCTTACGAAATTCTTCTGGCGTAGAACCTTCCGGTTCGCCTCGATCGTAGTTGTCGCCGTTGGCCTCACTCTGGGTGGCTATCTCGGCTACCTCCAATGGAGCGGCAATTTCCACACGGTTGTCGAGGGACAACTCTACCGCTCGGCCCAGCCATCCGCATCACAGATTGCCGATTATGTGCAGCGCTACGGCATCAAGACCATCATCAATCTGCGCGGGCAGAACGAGCAGGCGGATTGGTACAATGCGGAAATCGCCATGGCAAAACAGGTCGGCATCCGTCATGTCGACTTCCGCATGTCGGCCCGCAGGATCGTGACGCGTGAGAGCGCGGACAACCTTATCACTATCATGAAGAACGCGCCGAAACCGATCCTCATCCATTGTCAGGCGGGTGCGGATCGAAGCGGGATCGTGGCCGCGATCTACAGTAAGGCAATCGCCGGAGTGGCCAAGGAAACGGCAGAAAAACAGTTGTCGATCTTCTTCGGCCATGTCGGCATCCCCTATCTCTCGTCCACCTTCGCGATGGACCAGAGCTGGGAGATGCTGGAGAAGCAACTGAAGACCGACGGTTAGGCCCTCCCCTCCTCTACCGCAGCAGTAATCATCCGCATATCGGATATGCCTCAGTCCTCTCTTCCCGTTCAGGCAAGTGTCAGGAAACTGCGTCAGTGGTTTCAATCTCAACCGGGATTGGCATCATGAACGCAAGGCAAGCGACAAATCAGATCATCAGGGCCATCGAGGATGGAGATATCGAAAAGGCGGACCGTCTTTTCGTAAGTGCCCTTCATCTAGCCAGGAGCGGTGAGCTTGAAGAGTGGCATACGCCATCTGTCAGGCTACTGCTGGCGCTGGCCCCGGTCTTGGGCATCCTTGTCTATTGGTGTGGTTTCTATCTGACACGGTAGGAACCGGCGACGAGTGGGTTTGCTCATAGATCAGGACAACCGATCTCCAATGTGTGCGGCATCCTCAGGCTGCTGCTGCAACCGCAAACCGGTTGCATAACTTCTGGTCCTGGCTCTCATCCTCGGCTGGAAGGCGGCCCGTATGTGGGCCGCCTGATCGGCAGGGGCTGTATTTCGGTTTGCCAGCGCGTTAGGCCCCTCCCCGCTACCGTGTGTTGACGGACCTTGACGCGGCATTTTCCGCTTGAGCCTCGCGTCCGAAAATCCCGAATTGGAATCAAGATGGAGCTGTGAGATTTACTGGCTAAAGATATGTGAGTCGCGGCTGGCTATGGTGTCAGCTTGACCGGGAGGCCGCTTTGCAACCTGAACCGAGTCAGTTTTCCGTCTGATTCACAGTAAATGATATACCGGGAACGGCTGGATCAGATGACCGCTAACCCACAGATTCAGAAAGAAGAATCTGATCCAGATGGTTTTCTCGCTTCCATGTCGTTAACCATTCATTAACCTAAAAGCGCTTGCCCGGAAATCAGAATCGGCGCTATCTGACAGTGGCGAAACTTTGTTGGTTTCGCGAAAAATATCGCCACTGGCAGGAAACGGGTTTTGAGATGGCGAAGGCCGCAGCAAAAGAAGCACCTGTATTTGAAGGGTTGACCGCCTTGATGGAGCGTCATGCCGACGCCCTTTCCAGCCAGCTTCAGGCCCATCATCTCAAGGTCTTCCCGCCGACCGCCGAAAAGGGCATTCGCACGTTCGGACCGTCCGAAGCGGCAAAGCTGCTTGGCGTCGGCGAATCCTATCTGCGGCAGACTGCTTCGGAAATGCCGGAATTGAATGTCAGCGTCAGCCCGGGCGGCAGACGGACCTTCTCGATTGATGATATCCATGCGATCCGCAAGCATATGGATCAGGTCGGCCGCGGAAATCGTCGCTACCTTCCGCATCGTCGTGGAGATGAGCAACTCCAGGTCATCTCGGTGATGAATTTCAAGGGCGGGTCCGGCAAGACGACGACCGCCGCGCATCTGGCTCAATATCTCGCGATGCGTGGATATCGCATTCTTGCAATCGATCTCGACCCCCAGGCCAGCCTTTCCGCACTTTTCGGCAGCCAGCCCGAGACCGACGTCGGGCCGAATGAGACGCTGTATGGTGCGATCCGTTACGACGACGAACAGGTGCCGATCGAGCAGGTTGTTCGTGGAACCTATATTCCCGACCTTCACCTCATTCCCGGCAATCTCGAACTGATGGAGTTCGAGCACGACACGCCGCGCGCGCTGATGAAGCGCAAGGAGGGCGACACGCTTTTTTATGGTCGGATCAGCCAGGTTATCGAGGATATCGCCGATAACTACGACGTTGTCGTGATCGACTGCCCTCCCCAGCTCGGTTATCTCACGCTTTCGGCACTCACGGCCGCAACCTCGATCCTTGTCACGGTTCATCCCCAGATGCTGGACGTGATGTCCATGAACCAGTTTCTGGCAATGACATCT from Rhizobium sp. ACO-34A includes these protein-coding regions:
- a CDS encoding protein tyrosine phosphatase; translated protein: MPKLTKFFWRRTFRFASIVVVAVGLTLGGYLGYLQWSGNFHTVVEGQLYRSAQPSASQIADYVQRYGIKTIINLRGQNEQADWYNAEIAMAKQVGIRHVDFRMSARRIVTRESADNLITIMKNAPKPILIHCQAGADRSGIVAAIYSKAIAGVAKETAEKQLSIFFGHVGIPYLSSTFAMDQSWEMLEKQLKTDG
- a CDS encoding plasmid partitioning protein RepA; translation: MAKAAAKEAPVFEGLTALMERHADALSSQLQAHHLKVFPPTAEKGIRTFGPSEAAKLLGVGESYLRQTASEMPELNVSVSPGGRRTFSIDDIHAIRKHMDQVGRGNRRYLPHRRGDEQLQVISVMNFKGGSGKTTTAAHLAQYLAMRGYRILAIDLDPQASLSALFGSQPETDVGPNETLYGAIRYDDEQVPIEQVVRGTYIPDLHLIPGNLELMEFEHDTPRALMKRKEGDTLFYGRISQVIEDIADNYDVVVIDCPPQLGYLTLSALTAATSILVTVHPQMLDVMSMNQFLAMTSNLLREIENAGAHFKFNWMRYLITRFEPSDGPQNQMVGYLRSIFGENVLNFPMLKTTAVSDAGLTNQTLFEVERGQFTRSTYDRALEAMNAVNDEIESLIKKAWGRPA